Proteins encoded in a region of the Synergistota bacterium genome:
- a CDS encoding DJ-1/PfpI family protein, which produces MIAWTGPYGGKIKPNGPLAGKKIGIVVGCDFSDWQAYYLADFIGEFGGTPQFILDNNHLWKVSRHLFGSGAPVEPTGRWGLTCTAGFDGLGLNGTRLLPPVLMQQGKGHVANLPVANPADYDAIIILGGWAGDIMYADDVAIKFIKAVVDRGVPVAAIGEGILPLIKLGTVKGKKVTGNKVVSYMLQKIAEFKDEPVVVDGKLITARDTIDTPALLRALCKVFDPNFKDIHKDILKGKKVMIMVADDFEDIELCAPVLELMYRGAEIIVGLFEPYIKSRPPLVGLDVRMGNFGVSVPFQEIPENYYKIVKAENLKMSDFDLILIPGAMNPLHIAALHSKFLKDAHDAGKIIAAICHGPIPVAAADLVKDKKLAGWLACEHSIEIMGGKFIPDWAAAIHGRIVSGRTPPEVPEFVDACTAALLRK; this is translated from the coding sequence GTGATTGCATGGACCGGACCATACGGTGGAAAAATCAAACCCAATGGTCCACTAGCAGGGAAGAAAATCGGTATTGTAGTGGGATGCGACTTCAGCGACTGGCAGGCATATTACTTAGCAGATTTCATAGGAGAGTTTGGGGGAACACCTCAGTTCATACTTGACAACAATCACTTATGGAAGGTTTCACGACACCTCTTTGGATCTGGAGCACCTGTTGAACCAACCGGACGATGGGGTTTAACTTGCACTGCCGGTTTTGATGGGCTTGGCCTAAACGGAACAAGGCTTCTTCCACCTGTGCTCATGCAACAGGGTAAAGGACATGTCGCAAATCTTCCCGTAGCTAATCCAGCGGATTACGATGCTATCATCATCCTAGGCGGATGGGCAGGAGACATAATGTATGCTGATGATGTGGCTATAAAGTTCATAAAGGCAGTCGTTGACCGTGGCGTTCCTGTAGCAGCCATAGGCGAAGGGATATTACCCTTAATCAAGCTTGGAACGGTTAAAGGTAAAAAGGTCACCGGCAATAAGGTAGTTAGCTACATGCTTCAGAAGATAGCTGAATTTAAAGACGAGCCAGTTGTAGTCGATGGAAAACTCATTACCGCCAGAGATACCATAGATACACCAGCACTTTTAAGAGCGCTTTGCAAAGTCTTCGACCCCAATTTCAAGGATATACACAAAGATATTCTCAAGGGCAAAAAGGTTATGATCATGGTTGCAGATGATTTCGAGGACATAGAGCTTTGCGCTCCCGTATTAGAACTCATGTACAGGGGTGCAGAGATAATAGTTGGTCTCTTTGAGCCTTATATTAAGTCAAGGCCTCCTTTGGTTGGTCTTGATGTAAGGATGGGAAACTTCGGAGTAAGCGTTCCCTTCCAAGAGATTCCAGAGAACTACTATAAAATCGTTAAAGCTGAAAACTTAAAGATGAGCGATTTTGACCTCATTTTGATCCCTGGAGCGATGAACCCACTTCATATCGCTGCCCTACATTCCAAGTTTCTAAAAGATGCACATGATGCTGGGAAAATCATCGCCGCTATTTGCCATGGTCCAATTCCCGTTGCCGCAGCGGATTTAGTAAAGGATAAAAAGCTCGCTGGGTGGCTTGCCTGCGAACACTCCATAGAGATAATGGGTGGCAAATTCATCCCCGATTGGGCGGCAGCCATTCACGGACGCATCGTTAGCGGAAGGACACCCCCAGAGGTTCCAGAATTCGTAGATGCTTGTACTGCAGCTCTCTTAAGGAAATAA
- a CDS encoding dicarboxylate/amino acid:cation symporter: MAEKEKGGLWRSYRFSLILLSSIIIGSLLGLALGKKATVLTPLGDIFLNLMFTIVVPLVLITVTSAVASIANLRRLGKIIGTMIAIFVITGVIAAAITTFVVVAFPPAQGVKLELPKPEELKPLSTAEQVVKAFTVSDFRDLLSRRNMMPLIIFSIILGLSISLLGEKGEPLVKLLNLLSDAMLKMISVIMYYAPIGLGAYFASLVGEFGPQLIGAYGRAMLIYYPLSIAYFFIAFAIYAYLAAGGEGARKFFKVIFEPAITALATQSSLATLPVNLNAAYRLGIPKDIREIVLPVGATAHMDGSCISAILKISFLFGIFGMPFEGIGTYLTAFAIAVLSGVVMSGVPGGGLIGEMLIVSMYGFPPEAFPIIATIGYLVDPPATMVNATGDTVAAMMVARILEGKDWMRKGSA, encoded by the coding sequence ATGGCTGAAAAAGAGAAGGGAGGTTTGTGGCGTTCTTATAGGTTTTCCCTTATCCTTCTTTCTTCGATCATTATAGGTAGCTTGCTTGGCCTAGCTTTGGGGAAGAAGGCTACCGTTTTAACCCCTTTAGGAGATATATTTCTTAACTTAATGTTCACTATTGTCGTCCCATTGGTTCTTATAACTGTCACGAGTGCAGTTGCAAGTATCGCTAACCTTAGAAGGCTTGGGAAGATCATAGGTACGATGATAGCTATATTCGTTATAACAGGAGTGATTGCTGCTGCGATCACTACCTTTGTGGTTGTAGCTTTCCCACCGGCTCAGGGAGTAAAGCTTGAGCTTCCCAAGCCTGAGGAGTTAAAACCCTTGAGCACAGCCGAACAGGTGGTTAAAGCCTTTACCGTTTCCGACTTTCGTGATCTTCTTTCTCGAAGGAATATGATGCCCCTTATAATCTTCTCAATAATTCTGGGATTAAGCATAAGCCTTCTTGGGGAAAAAGGCGAGCCCCTTGTTAAGCTCCTTAACCTGCTTTCAGATGCGATGCTTAAGATGATCTCGGTAATAATGTACTATGCTCCTATAGGTCTTGGTGCTTACTTCGCCTCTCTTGTTGGAGAGTTTGGCCCCCAGCTTATAGGCGCTTATGGAAGAGCGATGCTTATTTACTATCCTCTTTCCATAGCCTACTTCTTCATAGCCTTTGCTATTTATGCTTACCTTGCGGCTGGTGGAGAGGGAGCTAGGAAGTTCTTTAAAGTCATATTTGAACCTGCCATAACCGCTTTAGCTACGCAAAGCAGTTTGGCCACTTTACCTGTTAACCTTAATGCTGCTTACAGGCTTGGTATACCTAAGGATATAAGGGAGATAGTCTTACCCGTTGGCGCTACAGCTCACATGGATGGTTCTTGTATAAGTGCGATCTTAAAGATCTCCTTCCTATTTGGTATATTTGGTATGCCCTTCGAGGGAATTGGAACTTACTTAACCGCTTTTGCCATAGCCGTCTTAAGCGGTGTTGTAATGTCCGGGGTTCCAGGCGGAGGTCTTATTGGTGAAATGCTTATAGTTAGCATGTATGGCTTTCCTCCCGAGGCTTTCCCTATAATAGCTACTATAGGATATCTTGTTGATCCTCCAGCGACGATGGTTAATGCCACTGGGGATACGGTTGCCGCCATGATGGTTGCAAGAATACTTGAGGGTAAGGACTGGATGAGGAAGGGGAGCGCTTAA